One Cardiocondyla obscurior isolate alpha-2009 linkage group LG09, Cobs3.1, whole genome shotgun sequence genomic window, aaaatcaaaaaaagttacaaatcAAAAGCAAACTTGAGACTTCTGGATTAACATCGCAGTTATGTTACATTGTAACATGTGCTTTTATctcaatatctttttattcgatattgacatacaaaaatttttaatatgtaattttccATTTATAACATCCTAATCTCACATGTCGCGACGAATATTCAGATCTTGAAAGTTCGATTCtaacgatataaataaaaggcCGCActtacgtttctttttcaccATTCGTCATTGGAACAGTAGAATCGTTATTAGGTATCAAAGTATCAGTGGAACTATCTACTGAGGGATTGGCGGGTGAATCGCTGGATGTGTGATTAACAGTTTCTTGTTTCGCTTTGGTTTCAGTCTGCAATGAGTTGTCGTTCGCGGTTTCATTCTTGTTGTCATCCATATTTTTCATGCTTTTTTGATCCATTTCAGTTTCAAGGGCCAGAGAGTCAAATTTTCTGTAACAAAGACATGTAAATTTACGAACGTTTACGGCCGGCTTATCGATTTACTGTACGGATTGCATACTTTTCTATTGAAATACTTGGATCGCTGCGTCTTCGGTGCAAGTAAACTACATGATCGGGGGCGTGCATAAGATCGCCGTAAGATCTCGTCTTCGTCATCTGTCCTTGCGGCTCTTCGCTTTCGCCACTTTCAATGTCTATCACTGTCATTCTTTGCTTATCGTCTCTCATTCCGAGTGACGATTCCATAGAACCTAGATACACTTCGGACCACAGAACAAGATCGCGTACGTTACAACTCGGCCATAatacctaaaataaaatattttttttactaatctTATTAAACAAATGAAGCTGTTTTGTCattatatagaatattatcgattgtgtaattattttgtaacataCTTGATTTTTTAACGGCGAATACAAATGATTTACAAACGCAGTTGAGTTAAGGAAACGCCAGACCGAAAACGTACGCTCGTATATTCTCAACTGCAACCTTTCTTGCCTAGTATTACATAAGAATGTACCGAATAATTGCGAATATGTATGTTGTGCCAATTTCacctgaaaaataaatataaaaaattgtccataaattattttttatacatataatacgtatcattttttataattataatatatttactaGATACGCTGACGACATTTGAAAACTACACTGAAATTGAAGGATTAACTGGTGAACACAGTCCAGCCACTGAAGAAATACTGGACAGCGTTCATTGGGATCATCACTGCCAATCATTTGACCACATCGATCTGCAAACTTGTGTCCAAAGTCTAACCATTCTCTTTCGACTAATACTTGAAATCCCTagaataaaacgataaattaaataaatcgaaatataaaattattaacatttaaaacaatatataaaattatttgatcgCAGATTGCATTATAACAATATTGTATACCTCCATAGTGCGGTAATATGGATCAAGTAATATCTGAGCTAATGCAATAATTTGAGGAGTTCTATCCCAGCCGTCGCTACAATGCACTAATACTGGTCGACCATCTCTTTCAATCGCGGACGCCACAGTGACCGCCGCTCGCAATAACCCCGACATATGTTGCAGCCATCGCGTTCCTTCCAGTAAACTCAACCAACTGTAAagttaaatataagaaaattagGCCAGTAAAAAGGTTAATAAGATAACTAAATATtcaagaataaatatataaataaaacattctAAAATTAACTCACTTAGGTTGATCTGCGTCTGATGCACAAAGTTGTCGCACAGCGTGAAAGCTTTTCCGTATTGAATGAATATTTGGCAAATTCATAAATTGTATGTCACAGCTTGGATAATACTCAGGGCACTCACAACCACCGCCGCGTGCTCGGTTTGCTACGGCCGTTGTGTATGATCTGGCATCGACGATTAAAACTTTCTGCAGAGCAAacattatttatgtaaaacatTGATctttataatgtaattttcacataaaaaacaatttttcacgatttaatcctattttaaataattaaaaatcaaatataaaaaaaaatcttcggTATATTctgttattgttattttatatataattgcaGTAAGTTGCAAAGGCTTTATTTAGACTAATTGGTTAAAATTCTCTTACTTTCGTAACACTCGGCACATcatcaccaccaccaccatcgGAATACATAACAGGTGAATCTACTATCGTAGATTCGCCTTTATCATAACTACACGCATCTGCAAGAGCTTTTAAAAGATCTTCATCTTCAGAACTTCTCCAACCGAGCCAACCAACTTCTGGTTGACTACTGCGAGCTATCACAGCGCCGTTATTTACATGCCTTGAAATACATAATTGTAATGATAAACAAGattataaagtatttataaatattattatataaaataggaaataaaaatcaaaccTCCAGACAATAGCTGGAATTCGTCTGGAACTTCGGAATTTGGCGACAAATTCGAGAGTTTCGTCGGAAATGCAAGCGGGAACCAGAAGCTGTGGTGGATAAGATGGACACATCCGATAATCCTTGTTTATTTGACTTATGCGCCATGTAccatgcaaattaaattttaatcgatcgACCTAGAATACAATTTTaagtaagataaaaattgaaagtaaaaatttccATAAGCAGTTATATTCATACAAAAACTTACCTCTGAATTAAAATTGGTAATGTAagaattattatcttttcCGAGTCTAGGATAATCTTTGCCTTCTTCTATGGACCATGCATAGTATGCAAACGCAAATATATCCTCTATGTTTTTTCGAGGATAGGTCACTTTGTGCAATCGTTTAAACCATTCCAAACAGTGCTCGTTTGTAGTAAATGCACAACTGAAATATCAGCGCAAttcaaatattactttaacgttctattttcttattacaaaaataattatataattaatttaataaatatattataaaatacttctTAACAGACCTAAGTAATGATTACATTTCAAATAGGAGAATGtaacaaatacatatataaatgcaaaaagtattattatgtTATAGTACCTCAAAGAACGTGCGTCTTTGCATCCAatgtgcaaataaaatatctccTTAACTTCCAACTGCTCGATGAGACCGAGAGGTATATTATAACATGTTTGACTTAATTGCAGATAAAGCCTGTAATTTGATAGTGCCAAAACACCATCTGTTGTCCGTCCCAAAGCCACAACCGACTCTCCACTTAACGGTGTAAATGGAATCGTTAATGTTTCGTCTTCGCATTCAAAATGCGTGTATTTAGGAAACAATTCCGAGGCATGTAGGTGACATATAGACTGTAAACTAGTTGGTTCTTCTGAACTCTCCATCTCTTtgttctataattaaaaatacatcttttatatttattgttaatagttgccttttttttttttttaaattgtgcatagttttatataattgactGTCATGGacaaaatttaactaaaattgatgaaaattcATAAATATCTAGAATATTGGTATCTAAACATGATGTTTTATCTTatctacatacatatacatatatatatatatatatatatatatatatatatatatatatgttattaaaatttaagataaaagTTATTGTTTCTTGTGTAAAATATAGATTAAGAAAACATGATTTGACACAAGTAAATATGAGCATACATCATGACTatacagatattttattaaatgagtTCAGTGTAAGTGCTACATTTgcaattattgtaaaaatcatatatttaattggcATATGCTCTTAAACTTAACTGAATCTAAAAGTATAAATCAGATTCAGAAATTCTATAACAGTTGCAAATGCAGTATTTCTACTGAATCCAGCCATTGTGTTGGATGCCTGGTTGCCTCACTTGGTTGTTCATTTTTGTCATTATGCAGTTGAGGGATACCTTTAGTGACATGTGTTAGCCTTGAGAAGTATATTACACCCTGCATGCAATTACTCACACTTATCTttgatttatctttttttttatctccaaAAAAACCACAAATGCATAttcttaatagaaaattaaattacaagcaTAAGCATAAACAGTTGTTACTTACTCCTTGATTACCTAGAGGTATTTTACTCGACGAGTAACACACGGCTGTCAGTTATCTTGAAGATGTGTGCTGTATGTATagaaattatgtatatatgtatatatatatgtacatatacatatgctttttttttctctctctccttctttccaGTCTGCTCCCTTACACAAAATCCATGAATTGAACGGCGCGAGACGCCATATACTAATAGCACTGCCTCGCGATGAAGGGTATCGCCTTCATGGGCACCATCGCCGTGACGAAGTGTCAAGCACACAGATGTGTGCAGATGTAGAATGAACGACAGCGAACGCCCGATAGCGATGATGGCAACGATAATCAGTTTTCATTACGGCGGCTCATAGTAGCATACGCGGACTCGCGTTCACCTAAATATCGTCCTGCTACCAAATGCCGAGGCGTTTGTAAGCGTTTACATAGACGAGAATGTACCTTCGTCACGCTCAGTCCGAGAAAGTTGCGATAACGCAAGGGTATATTGATACCTTCGAAGCTGAATCTTCAGAGTGCTTCGGAGCTCGAATGCGATCATGCACCACCAATATGAAAGCTATATGCCATTTGCCAAGAATGCGCTCCAAAACACGGACAGGCTGGGTTTACAATGGTGTAGGAAGCATGAGTAAGCCTTAAATGGTAAGAAATCCACCAATCACGTCAAACTTTAAAAGGAATACTTGAATACGATTGATTGAGAACGAAGTGGAGTTTGgtaaaaacgtaaaaacaattatttaacaaaagttTTTCCTAACAAACGACTAAGAAACGATTCGTAAATTAGAAGCTTAAAAATACCGAAATTGTCTCGCTAACTTTATTGAGGTGAATACATGTAATAGCACCCTTACATTTGGATATTACCGTTCCGTTAGATGGTGCCAGTCGACTTTAAGGTTATGATTCCAACGTGACATAACCTGTAACATTTAAATGTGATTTGTGATTAGGCTCTAAAATTCGTATGATGATATCGTGACTGAAATCTGTACGGTGGTGTGACATGAGTTCCCAACAAATTTTTCAGCTTCCTCATAGACTCAGGGTCGCCTTTAGAGTATTTATATCCAGGTTTAATGAAGTTGGCACTAAAATTAGGAGCTACGAGAAGATACCCGAAAGAATCAAAGGCACATTTCTCGAACGCTGGGGTAAGTAATAATTGCTATGTGCTTAATTgtcaaaaataattgcattaattttactattttacaGCGAAATATTGGCACGGTCTATATGTAGATTACAAAGATGTCGCATTTGACGTAGCCAAAGATTGTAGGGAACGTCCTGTACGCGCTGGACTTTACGTTACACGTATGTATTTCTCCGTCGTATTACACTCCGTAAATTACATCATTTTTAAGATATGTACTAGTagtatgtaatatattgtataaaatgtatttgtatGACGATAATTTCAACTTATTAGAATCTTGTAGTTTTAGGAGGCTGTTTTTACTCTTGTCGACATAATCCAGATGAAACTATGTTCAGAGAGCAACTAATACAGAATAGTTTAAAGCTAATACAGGTGGGAGAATCGATACGCAATCCTGTCTCTGTAGAACATATAAAATGGTTGGAGCAGTGTTATAACGAAGGACTAATCAGGAGGCTGAATTTGGGTGTTCTGTCCCTGATTTGGTTGGATAATTATGACAAAGATTGTTCCTTGTATAAAGCTATTTGCCCTTATCTAAAACCACGATACATAACTTTCCATGAAAGGATAATAGATGTAGGTTTTCTAGAAAAGTATTGGctattagaaagaaaaatgaaagactATGATGTGAACGAAGACGAATTTAACATTGTAGTAAACAATGCAGGCATTGTTTCAGCAATAGGATAAATCttagaaaagaattttcttgtattatgtaaaaaatatatataaattttataaacttttgaAAAACGAGTATatattcgtaaattaataactaaaataCAAAGTATAAAGATCTGTCTCTGATGGAGCAGTTGTATGCAAAATAAGTGAATTTCTTGATTAAGAAACTTTGATAAATaatcacttcttttttttctttgcacaatatattcaatttttaaaaaaattgtatcgaaatatattttttgaacAACGtctataacaaaatttattcaaaatatattaattaattacttaaactCTAagttttagaataaaataacaagATCGAGACAACAAATTAAATGCGTCAGCATTTactgtaattattttgtaattataatagaaGTCTAGAGATATccattacattaaaaaatgtttcctcAGGATTTATCATGGTATATCTCTAGATTCTTAGACAtgtataaagaatttttattttatcgaattgctttataaaaatattgtctCTGCATCTACATTTAGATTAGGTAAATAATCTCTTATTATGCAGTTCTCGAACACACTTCAACCGCAAGATAACAATTAGTgatctaaaatataatcaattttataaatatcaattgttgttgtagtaataatataaaatgtattatatgaAAACATTACCAGTTTGTGCATAAACCAACGCTGTGCGGCGTGGAATGTAGATCGTCATTTTATGTTGATAGGCCGAAAACGGTTCCGGTCGCGTAAAATGCTGTACGCTTGTATCTACGCGACGTTCTCCTCCGAACTGTTCGTCATCGCTGCACAAAACGATTTTATACTCTCCTGGATTCTTTACACCGACCGGATAATCGGCAAATGACTTCACCGGATGAAAGTTAAAAACGAACACAAGATCGGCGCGGTCGAATACGATTACTTTATCATCTTCGTGTTTCCAGCTCACGTAACCCTATAATAaagtcgttttttttttttttttacttatcttaaaatttttttgatcTTTTATTATCAATCATCGAAATCACTCAaacaataacaaaaataaaaacataaaattactCACAGGATGAGCATGCAACCATCCATATTTCTCTTCGAGCAAATTCACAGCGCGATCCCAATTGttcatgtatttatattttaataattcgtcgTCCACTAAATTCCATTGACGTCTGGCATAATGATAACTATCTGAATTCCCGATTCTCGGAAAATCTAGCCACTCGGGATGACCAAATTCATTGCCTGTaaaatacgtttaaaatatttctgattACTGTTAATTTGCTTCAAATACATTAGAATGCATTTTAAGCTTTTTGTAGTCATTTAccataagattaatttaaacttatttattatttacccATGAAATTTAGATAGGCTTCGCCACCCAGACCATGTGTGATTAGCGTAATTAGATTATGAAGAGCGATGCCACGAGAAATAATATCGCTATGTGGACTTATGGTGCTCATATGTGAATACATTTCTTTATCCATGAGCCAGAACGCAATTGTTTTGTCGCCTACGAGAGCTTGATCGTGAGATTCGCAATAAGCAACTGCTTTTTCCATCCATCTTCGATTAGAGAGGGTCCAGCAAATATCGCCGATATTCCAGTCGTCATCTTTAGTTTCTTTCAACAACTTGATCCACTTGTCGGGAATAGCCATGGCTAATCGATAATCAAATCCCATACCACCTTCAGCGACAGgtcttgaatattttattaaatattttaaataaacctttacttaatttaagatttgttttaatataaagtttacCTGCAAACACCTGGCATTCCACTAACATCTTCGGCTATCGTTACAATTTCAGGATATATTTCATGCAACATGTGATTAGCAAGCATCAAATACACTATCCCCTCTACATCAATGTTCAAACCGTAATATTCATCATAATGACCACTGAAACCTTGTCCTAAGCCCCTCGAGTGATATAACATTGACGTGACACCATCAAATCtgccaattaattacaattttaatataaatattacattaattatacacGAAAGTCATAACTTTCGTGCAATTAGATTTgttcttgtaaaaattaagCACCTAAATCCATCAAAACCATATTCCTCGATATACCAACGCAAATTGGATAGTAGAAACCGCAATACTTCGTATTCTCCGTAATTAAACAACCTACTATCCCACAGTGAATGTTCACCGCGAGCACCACTATGGAAGAAACATGCATCTGTACCATCAAACATATTCAGTCCATCCATCGTGTTCTTGGAAGCATGTGAGTGTACTACATCCAGTAAAACGTAGAGACCATGCTGATGTGCAACATCCACTAActcttttaattcttctgGATTTCCATAGCGAGACGAGACCGCATAAAAAGATGTaacctttaattttaataagagataaagatacagataattattttaaatattaaaatataaaatataatataaatataaaataaataaaaaatataaatataaaaaataattattttaaaatttaatggattaatatatataaatatatatatatatgcaaccTGATATCCAAAACTAGCATAATAAGCATGCTCCATGATTGCCATCACTTGTATCGCATTGTATCCTTGCTTTACAATTCGTGGTACTATGTCCCTAGCAAATTCCAAATAAGTGCCAACACGAAATTCTTGCGTAGCAATTCCAACGTGACATTCGTAAATTCTGAGACTCTCTGGTCTCTTTGGTTTGGGATGCTTGAATTTGTATGTCTGAAAAAGAAgcattataaatatctttgtcACAtgccaataattttaatagaactGTTTCAATACATTTTCTGGATGCCATATACGTTGTTTGTAAGTAGTTCCTTCAGATTTATCTGGCTTTTGCGTTACATATGTCGCCCAAGGACTTAATCTTTCAAGTAGCTCATTATTGTGACTTTTGATGATGAGCTTCACCTCAGAGTTATGCTTCAGAGGGCAACTGCCATCTGCATTTGGTGGAAGTTGCAACTCCCACTTGCcatattctaattttttatatggtGCAGCAGTTCTTTGCCAATTGTCTATGTGACAAAATAGgtatgttaataaaaagaagattaTTTAGATTTAACATTGAATATATCAAGTTGTAAGATAACAAAACATACTGAATTCTCCAGTTAGGAATACTTCCTGCGCCCCAGGTGCCCATTCCCTCGCAATAACACTATTGTCATCCTGGATATGAATACCAAAGTTTTTATATGCAGTAGTAAATTGCTTCAGGTCTCCATCTcctgtttctattttttcagcataatctttaaatatagCGTATCTGTAAAAGTAAAAGACGATCGTCATTAGAATATTCTCCTTGATCTATTATTAGTCCGCAGCGTGCATTAAGTTACGCTAATTAGGCATGCAGAAACggtataaagtaaaaataccTTCGTCGTATGTCATTTTCGTACTGCTTTAGGTACGGGTCCCTTTTAAGGAGAGCATCTATCTCCGGTACTTCGACCTCTGAGGGATCCATACTGGACCATTTGCCACCCATGTTTCTACCGTGACGACCTACTTACGATTGATAGCGTGACTGTGGCATGGACCGGCTGAAATTTGAATGTCACAGCAATGTCAATGACTCCCTCTTTACTCCTCTCCGATCGACGTCACTGATGAAAGAATTGTGTATGTACCTTCGAGAAGCTTTCATTACATGGCGGgcgatgagaaaaaaaagatagggAAGATGTCACGCGGTCACGATTTATGTAATTACAAGCGTGAAATCGACGACCTAATCTGCGAGCTAGTCACGCTGATCTCTGACTCCGACACCAGCCATGTTTATTCCATCCCGCCACCCGCCCACTCGGGTTCTTATCTCAAGGCCGATTCAAACAGGCGAGGCGGGCAATTACCATTTcaaataaatgagaaaatgATGGAACGTcgaaaaatcattattttagatatttacaTGGAACATTATTTCGTCAAAAAATAGGTTGTCTTCCGTTCTctctttgagaaaaaaaaaaaaaaaaaaaaaaagatgggaATAATAACAGCGATGAATCAGCGATGTTACCATGGACTTGTTCTTCGTAACTGCACACTCTGTATTTAAAatgaagaaatatataattaaacagcAAAAAACAAACAGGTCAGTCGGAAAAAGCCGCTTATCATATAACATCGATATagatataaaacattattaatggtatatgtaaataaaattaaggcTAGCTGGGCATTAAAGCAATCATtgaaattacataattacgaataaaaggtaaataattgaaagttattaaatttttatagccttaacaatttttattcacataaTTAATCATATCTCTTTGACATTTGCAATGTTATATGCTAAGGGGTTTTTTCctgtttcttttctctttgccacttaattatatgtttgtctctttttttttttcttgttaattaccaaatatgaatataaatttgttatataattactaaaaatacatatctgtaaacaattttttaacgtagtgttaaattaaaaattcatattactgttcatatactttatacatataaatatctgACGCAGGAGCAAAATATATTACCataaaattgctattttttttttcatattcagaTAACAAAATTGCAGACTTATTAAAATggctttttatatttttaacgtatgTATTCGCAAAGCACAAGATAAATCATAAAACTAATATATTATAAGCAAAATCTGAACATTAAATCACACAAATTGCaatacaataaataagattGTCATTAAAGTTCGAtcaatcttatttattatattgtagtTCGTGTGATCTAATTGTCGGATACGTCGTTGGTGAACTAATTTTAGTTATTCGCCAATCGGCGGGCATTATAAACAAGCGCAATTACAATCTCCAACTCCTTACTTCtcatatgtacatacgtattaAAAGTGAGATAGAATGGAAAAAAGCAAAAACAGAATTATTCGAGAATCGGCAGGAAATCAAGTTTTATTGGAAATACACGAAAACGATTGCGAGAGTGCCAGTATTgcgtaagaataattaataccgATGATTTGTAAAGATTCGTGCATGAcactatacaatttatacaacATTTATTtgttgatatatatatatatatatatatatatatatatatatatatatatatacatatacatatatatatatatatatatatatatatatatatatatatatatgtatatacacgtatgtataaaatttaccccttttaattaaataagcgaTATGGATATCGCGAGATAAGTAGCGAAGTATGTTGTAATACGCTTAAgcttaaattatattgtcgTAGTTTGTGAATTATATAATGGCGCACAGTTCAACTTCCcgttgagaaataaaataaaagagaatcatgtgtgaataattaatagaaatttattattaatcgaattAGATAGTCTTATGATTATTGTACGCTGACGGATGCTCACAAAGtgtacgaaaataaataaatacatttttctttca contains:
- the LOC139105573 gene encoding phosphatidylinositol-3,5-bisphosphate 3-phosphatase MTMR4, with protein sequence MESSEEPTSLQSICHLHASELFPKYTHFECEDETLTIPFTPLSGESVVALGRTTDGVLALSNYRLYLQLSQTCYNIPLGLIEQLEVKEIFYLHIGCKDARSLSCAFTTNEHCLEWFKRLHKVTYPRKNIEDIFAFAYYAWSIEEGKDYPRLGKDNNSYITNFNSEVDRLKFNLHGTWRISQINKDYRMCPSYPPQLLVPACISDETLEFVAKFRSSRRIPAIVWRHVNNGAVIARSSQPEVGWLGWRSSEDEDLLKALADACSYDKGESTIVDSPVMYSDGGGGDDVPSVTKKVLIVDARSYTTAVANRARGGGCECPEYYPSCDIQFMNLPNIHSIRKSFHAVRQLCASDADQPNWLSLLEGTRWLQHMSGLLRAAVTVASAIERDGRPVLVHCSDGWDRTPQIIALAQILLDPYYRTMEGFQVLVEREWLDFGHKFADRCGQMIGSDDPNERCPVFLQWLDCVHQLILQFQCSFQMSSAYLVKLAQHTYSQLFGTFLCNTRQERLQLRIYERTFSVWRFLNSTAFVNHLYSPLKNQVLWPSCNVRDLVLWSEVYLGSMESSLGMRDDKQRMTVIDIESGESEEPQGQMTKTRSYGDLMHAPDHVVYLHRRRSDPSISIEKKFDSLALETEMDQKSMKNMDDNKNETANDNSLQTETKAKQETVNHTSSDSPANPSVDSSTDTLIPNNDSTVPMTNGEKETLETSLSRDLVSPWIETGTTVAQNVSSLCNHEGSDVSDTNAPLISGIPSSICPASPVHQDIVLDNPDWLDDVDGLPVICCDVQMRVQQIIVEHKLKEEALRKELHTTRLALIKQVCNHNTDIDRIDDIGSLPDSVGSAGEHGESLPSDMSWEAVEELGPAPTLWVPDHAVTRCMGCNTEFWLGRRKHHCRCCGKIFCADCSENSTPLPSEQLYNPVRVCSDCYAQLHHHHTSSCQCNARHQNVKIENETDSFETATLQQPMTCQRLRKMQPTTTKDSCCDNLLQTTHQKTQPSVATATVN
- the LOC139105582 gene encoding mitochondrial import inner membrane translocase subunit Tim29, whose product is MSSQQIFQLPHRLRVAFRVFISRFNEVGTKIRSYEKIPERIKGTFLERWAKYWHGLYVDYKDVAFDVAKDCRERPVRAGLYVTLLGGCFYSCRHNPDETMFREQLIQNSLKLIQVGESIRNPVSVEHIKWLEQCYNEGLIRRLNLGVLSLIWLDNYDKDCSLYKAICPYLKPRYITFHERIIDVGFLEKYWLLERKMKDYDVNEDEFNIVVNNAGIVSAIG
- the Agbe gene encoding 1,4-alpha-glucan-branching enzyme, which produces MGGKWSSMDPSEVEVPEIDALLKRDPYLKQYENDIRRRYAIFKDYAEKIETGDGDLKQFTTAYKNFGIHIQDDNSVIAREWAPGAQEVFLTGEFNNWQRTAAPYKKLEYGKWELQLPPNADGSCPLKHNSEVKLIIKSHNNELLERLSPWATYVTQKPDKSEGTTYKQRIWHPENTYKFKHPKPKRPESLRIYECHVGIATQEFRVGTYLEFARDIVPRIVKQGYNAIQVMAIMEHAYYASFGYQVTSFYAVSSRYGNPEELKELVDVAHQHGLYVLLDVVHSHASKNTMDGLNMFDGTDACFFHSGARGEHSLWDSRLFNYGEYEVLRFLLSNLRWYIEEYGFDGFRFDGVTSMLYHSRGLGQGFSGHYDEYYGLNIDVEGIVYLMLANHMLHEIYPEIVTIAEDVSGMPGVCRPVAEGGMGFDYRLAMAIPDKWIKLLKETKDDDWNIGDICWTLSNRRWMEKAVAYCESHDQALVGDKTIAFWLMDKEMYSHMSTISPHSDIISRGIALHNLITLITHGLGGEAYLNFMGNEFGHPEWLDFPRIGNSDSYHYARRQWNLVDDELLKYKYMNNWDRAVNLLEEKYGWLHAHPGYVSWKHEDDKVIVFDRADLVFVFNFHPVKSFADYPVGVKNPGEYKIVLCSDDEQFGGERRVDTSVQHFTRPEPFSAYQHKMTIYIPRRTALVYAQTDH